In Bacillus sp. BGMRC 2118, a genomic segment contains:
- a CDS encoding alpha/beta hydrolase has product MKKRGFLQFGIAVFILFLCIGLWFPTWTPGIKKDGSVSELKEVEINGTKLTVMIRGEDKSNPVIVFVHGGPGCSEIPYVRKYQDILEKDFTIVHYDQRGSGKSYHFFEDYSTVNTDVHVEDLLVLTEYITEKFNQEKVILAGHSFGTYIGIQAVAKAPENFTAYIGIGQVADPVQSEIDSLDYTLAQAKIHKENKDVRKLENLRAEIENGDELTPRSLVRKYGGAARLIHDNRDYYLGFLLNPEYNLLDVVRFQAGVYKTQDALLEEEREHPITENVRNLDIPVYFVMGKYDYMTSIKAAKRYFETLHAPYKEFVQFDESAHYPQFEEEEKFAKWIRGLEIGY; this is encoded by the coding sequence ATGAAAAAAAGAGGATTTTTACAATTCGGAATAGCGGTATTCATCCTTTTTCTATGTATTGGATTATGGTTCCCTACATGGACTCCTGGTATTAAAAAAGATGGTAGTGTCTCTGAACTGAAGGAAGTGGAAATTAACGGAACAAAGCTAACAGTAATGATACGTGGTGAAGATAAGAGTAACCCCGTAATCGTATTTGTTCACGGAGGTCCAGGGTGTTCTGAAATTCCGTACGTAAGAAAGTATCAAGATATTCTTGAAAAGGATTTTACGATTGTTCATTATGATCAAAGAGGAAGCGGGAAATCCTATCATTTTTTTGAGGATTATTCTACTGTCAACACAGATGTTCATGTAGAGGACCTACTGGTGTTAACTGAATATATAACAGAAAAGTTTAACCAAGAAAAGGTGATCTTAGCAGGTCATTCATTTGGCACGTATATTGGGATTCAAGCAGTGGCAAAGGCCCCCGAGAATTTTACAGCATATATCGGAATTGGTCAGGTAGCGGATCCTGTGCAAAGTGAAATTGACAGCTTAGATTATACGTTAGCACAGGCGAAGATACATAAAGAAAATAAGGATGTTCGTAAACTTGAGAATCTACGGGCTGAAATTGAAAATGGTGACGAGTTAACTCCGCGTAGTTTAGTTCGTAAATATGGAGGAGCTGCAAGATTAATTCATGATAATCGGGATTACTATTTGGGCTTTTTACTTAATCCAGAATATAACCTGCTCGATGTTGTCCGTTTTCAAGCAGGAGTATACAAGACACAAGATGCACTTTTAGAGGAGGAAAGGGAGCATCCAATTACAGAGAATGTTCGAAACCTCGACATTCCAGTCTATTTTGTGATGGGGAAGTATGATTATATGACCAGTATAAAGGCAGCCAAACGCTATTTTGAAACATTACATGCACCGTATAAAGAATTTGTACAATTTGATGAATCTGCACATTATCCACAATTTGAAGAAGAAGAGAAATTCGCCAAATGGATAAGAGGATTGGAAATTGGATACTAG
- a CDS encoding acyltransferase, with protein sequence MDKRIGNWILELGNKLMNRRLYYLDYLRVALTVLVIIHHTAIAYGAGGSWIYEDVDKSELTISMILLTIFTAINQSFFMGFFFFLSGYFTPKSYDRKGSVSFLKDRFVRLGIPLLVYVLLLGPVITYVAHFRKVMSLSAYYQSQVLTLKTIHIGPLWFVETLLYFNILYAVFRLIRKRKFPITIKALNSKLLLYSGILLGLIAFGVRLMYPVGEGVLGLQFGYFPSYIFLFIAGMVAYRQSWLEKIKPDLVKKWGRIAVMTIPLLPIALILDGALEGNLHFEGGLNIQSFVYSMWEPFVAFGMILMLLQYFEQKVHTPNPFKQSLADSAYTVYIIHPVVIVGLSLLLTGIGIYPTVKFVMVSLIGTILCFAISWIIIKIPFANRVL encoded by the coding sequence ATGGATAAGAGGATTGGAAATTGGATACTAGAATTGGGGAATAAATTAATGAACAGACGATTGTATTATTTAGATTACTTAAGAGTTGCGTTGACCGTGCTTGTTATCATACATCATACAGCGATTGCTTATGGAGCAGGAGGATCATGGATTTATGAAGATGTGGATAAATCAGAATTAACCATTTCAATGATCTTACTAACGATTTTTACGGCAATTAATCAGTCCTTCTTTATGGGGTTCTTCTTTTTTCTATCAGGCTATTTCACACCAAAGTCTTATGATAGGAAGGGGAGTGTTTCATTTTTAAAAGATCGATTCGTGCGGTTAGGAATTCCGCTACTTGTGTATGTATTATTACTTGGACCGGTTATTACGTATGTTGCTCATTTTCGAAAGGTAATGAGTCTCAGTGCGTATTATCAATCTCAAGTACTAACATTAAAAACCATTCATATAGGGCCACTTTGGTTTGTTGAGACATTGCTTTATTTCAATATATTGTATGCTGTATTTAGATTAATTAGAAAAAGGAAGTTTCCTATCACAATAAAGGCACTGAACTCTAAGTTATTGCTATATAGTGGGATTTTACTAGGGTTGATAGCGTTTGGAGTAAGATTGATGTATCCAGTTGGGGAAGGTGTATTAGGCTTACAATTTGGTTATTTTCCGTCTTATATCTTCTTATTTATTGCTGGAATGGTAGCCTACCGTCAAAGTTGGTTAGAAAAGATTAAACCAGACTTAGTAAAGAAGTGGGGAAGAATAGCGGTCATGACAATCCCTCTTTTACCAATCGCACTTATTTTAGATGGAGCATTAGAAGGGAATCTTCATTTTGAAGGAGGATTAAATATACAATCATTCGTTTACAGTATGTGGGAGCCTTTTGTTGCTTTTGGCATGATATTAATGCTACTTCAATACTTTGAACAAAAAGTTCATACACCAAATCCGTTTAAACAATCACTGGCTGATAGTGCCTACACAGTTTATATTATTCATCCAGTTGTAATTGTGGGATTATCATTATTATTAACAGGAATAGGGATCTATCCGACAGTGAAATTTGTGATGGTCAGTCTAATAGGTACGATTTTGTGCTTTGCGATTAGTTGGATTATTATAAAGATTCCATTTGCCAATCGAGTATTATAA
- a CDS encoding TerC family protein yields the protein MESIWLEYAWALLILIGLEGLLSADNALVLAVIAKHLPDDQKKRAINYGIIMAFAFRFLALFAISFIANIWQIQAIGAAYLLYLGLKHIISAKFGKKNEDIHKDDEKEARGKGFWPTVGKIALADLAFAIDSILAAVALALGLPDSPLGNFGGMDGGQFIVVVLGGIAGLVLIKFAATWFVQLLAKRPALETTAYAIVAWVGVKLAVITLAHEDIGVLDHHFPHSTGWTIVFYGVLVAIALIGWFAPVKKDSEVKSLG from the coding sequence ATGGAATCAATTTGGTTAGAGTATGCATGGGCATTATTAATCTTAATCGGACTAGAAGGACTATTATCAGCAGATAATGCTCTTGTACTAGCAGTTATAGCAAAACATTTACCCGATGATCAGAAAAAAAGAGCGATAAACTACGGAATCATTATGGCCTTTGCTTTTCGTTTCTTAGCACTATTTGCTATCTCATTTATTGCGAATATATGGCAAATACAGGCTATAGGGGCAGCGTACTTACTTTATTTAGGTTTAAAGCATATCATTTCTGCAAAATTCGGTAAGAAAAATGAGGATATCCATAAAGATGATGAAAAAGAAGCACGTGGTAAAGGGTTTTGGCCAACTGTTGGGAAAATTGCACTTGCAGACCTTGCGTTTGCAATTGATTCTATTTTAGCGGCTGTAGCACTTGCTTTAGGTCTTCCAGATTCACCATTAGGTAACTTCGGTGGAATGGACGGAGGTCAATTCATTGTTGTAGTGTTAGGTGGTATTGCAGGGCTTGTCTTAATAAAATTTGCTGCGACATGGTTCGTACAACTTTTGGCAAAGCGTCCAGCTTTAGAAACAACTGCATATGCTATTGTTGCCTGGGTTGGGGTGAAGCTTGCGGTTATCACACTCGCACATGAAGATATCGGCGTATTAGATCATCATTTTCCACACAGTACAGGATGGACAATTGTCTTCTATGGAGTTTTAGTTGCAATTGCACTGATTGGGTGGTTTGCACCGGTCAAGAAAGATAGTGAAGTTAAGTCTTTAGGTTAA
- a CDS encoding SOS response-associated peptidase — protein sequence MCGRFTLYADYRYLIDRFDIEAAIQEELYTPSYNVAPSQSVISVINDGVKNRLGKMRWGLIPSFANDHKTGYKMVNARAETLTEKPSFRHAYKKRRCLILADSIYEWKRLDAKTKQPMRIKLKSDDVFVMAGIWEKWISPTGESIFSCSIITTTVNETVAPIHDRMPVILQRDDEKKWLNPAINDVTSLNQLLVPYPSELMEAYEVAAFVNKPSNNSPNLIERLC from the coding sequence ATGTGTGGAAGATTTACGCTATATGCAGATTATCGTTATCTAATCGACCGGTTTGACATTGAAGCAGCTATACAAGAGGAACTATATACCCCCAGTTATAATGTTGCTCCTTCACAATCTGTTATTTCTGTAATTAATGATGGCGTCAAAAACCGACTCGGAAAGATGAGATGGGGACTTATTCCAAGTTTTGCAAATGACCATAAAACAGGATACAAAATGGTTAATGCACGAGCAGAAACATTAACAGAGAAACCAAGTTTTCGTCATGCTTATAAAAAGAGAAGATGTTTAATACTAGCTGATAGCATATATGAATGGAAGCGACTTGACGCAAAGACAAAACAACCGATGCGAATCAAATTGAAATCTGATGATGTATTTGTAATGGCAGGTATTTGGGAAAAGTGGATATCCCCTACAGGTGAAAGCATCTTCTCCTGCTCAATCATAACCACTACCGTGAATGAAACTGTCGCACCTATTCACGATCGCATGCCTGTGATACTTCAACGTGATGATGAAAAAAAATGGTTAAACCCTGCAATCAATGACGTCACATCTCTTAATCAGCTACTTGTCCCCTATCCATCCGAACTAATGGAAGCATATGAAGTAGCTGCATTTGTAAACAAACCAAGCAATAATTCCCCAAATTTGATCGAAAGGCTATGCTAA
- a CDS encoding NAD(P)-dependent alcohol dehydrogenase — translation MKAVLSDKYGTPEVLEIKNVGKPVPLDHQVLVRIHASSINFGNMVLLKGKPYLARLAFGLTRPKYPIPGGDIAGVVESVGKNVTQFKQGDEVYGDLSRYGWGGFAEYVAVPEEAITFKPSSLSFEEAAASPMAAITALQGIRDKGHIKEGQHVLLYGASGGVGTFAVQIAKAFGAEVTGVCSTRNIPIVKSLGADKVIDYTKEKFSNNHEQYDLIVGVNGHQSLSTYKKMLKENGTFVHIGGSESQMYQTLMLGPIYSMSGSRKMHNLLQRTNKNDLNFVKDLLETRKMKPVIDRIYPLDQVKEALHYFNEGHAQGKVVLTM, via the coding sequence ATGAAAGCAGTCTTGTCTGATAAATACGGTACACCTGAAGTTCTCGAAATAAAAAATGTGGGGAAACCGGTACCATTAGATCATCAAGTCTTAGTAAGAATTCATGCCTCTTCAATAAACTTTGGTAACATGGTCTTACTAAAAGGAAAGCCCTATTTAGCGCGATTAGCTTTCGGCCTTACAAGACCTAAATACCCGATTCCTGGTGGTGATATCGCTGGCGTTGTAGAATCTGTTGGAAAGAATGTTACACAATTTAAACAAGGTGACGAGGTGTACGGTGATTTATCACGGTATGGTTGGGGAGGATTTGCAGAATATGTTGCAGTACCCGAAGAAGCCATTACTTTTAAACCATCTTCCCTCTCATTTGAAGAAGCAGCTGCTTCTCCAATGGCCGCAATTACAGCCCTACAAGGAATTCGAGATAAAGGTCATATAAAAGAAGGACAACACGTATTACTTTATGGTGCCTCAGGTGGTGTTGGTACTTTTGCGGTTCAAATTGCCAAGGCATTTGGAGCAGAGGTGACAGGTGTTTGTAGCACTAGAAATATACCTATCGTGAAATCATTAGGGGCAGACAAAGTAATCGATTATACAAAGGAAAAATTCTCAAATAATCATGAGCAATATGATCTGATTGTTGGTGTAAATGGTCACCAATCCCTTTCCACCTATAAGAAAATGCTAAAAGAAAACGGTACGTTCGTTCATATTGGCGGTTCGGAATCACAAATGTACCAAACTTTAATGTTAGGACCGATCTACTCGATGTCAGGATCGAGGAAAATGCACAATCTACTGCAACGGACGAATAAGAACGACCTCAACTTCGTGAAAGACCTTCTTGAAACAAGGAAGATGAAGCCTGTTATTGACCGAATTTATCCATTAGATCAAGTTAAAGAAGCTCTTCATTACTTTAATGAAGGGCATGCTCAAGGGAAAGTTGTTCTCACAATGTAA
- a CDS encoding AraC family transcriptional regulator produces the protein MEISKVYKEFKMIGLKGTGKYTKFGRDVPLLAQKLMSRSNEIKHHLGTEIALFEPKQGSSHVIGTFYVGLLVEHSTDEVPDGMERVETKKQYVTTKGYISDIGNLHQSLVSWIELQGLKRDITSFIVETYHPREGQEEEVHIYLPVI, from the coding sequence ATGGAGATTTCAAAGGTGTATAAGGAATTCAAAATGATTGGATTAAAAGGAACTGGAAAATATACCAAATTCGGTAGGGATGTTCCCTTACTTGCGCAAAAATTAATGAGTAGATCAAACGAAATTAAGCATCATCTAGGAACAGAAATTGCATTATTTGAACCGAAACAAGGATCCTCTCATGTAATAGGAACTTTTTATGTAGGACTCTTGGTGGAACATTCAACAGATGAAGTGCCAGATGGAATGGAACGTGTAGAAACCAAAAAACAGTATGTTACAACGAAAGGTTACATATCAGATATCGGGAATCTCCATCAGTCGCTAGTAAGTTGGATCGAACTACAAGGGCTTAAACGTGACATAACGTCGTTTATTGTTGAGACGTATCATCCAAGGGAAGGACAAGAAGAAGAGGTTCATATTTATTTGCCAGTTATTTAA
- a CDS encoding nuclear transport factor 2 family protein, whose product MMGETNVVASFTDMHDDYHAKWNQAMITGDVSSFDYMADEYYVAFFRSETEKPLFFTKQEAIDGMKQSVMQFKGAQKKFENRVIRMKNNETAVVFYEQVIEKNGYVVATLFTIEYWKLVDHKWKIIRETEEPIN is encoded by the coding sequence ATGATGGGTGAAACGAATGTAGTAGCCTCCTTTACGGACATGCATGATGATTACCATGCAAAATGGAATCAAGCAATGATTACGGGTGATGTATCATCGTTTGATTACATGGCGGATGAGTATTATGTAGCTTTTTTTAGGAGTGAGACAGAAAAACCTCTTTTCTTTACAAAGCAAGAAGCAATAGACGGAATGAAGCAATCAGTCATGCAATTTAAAGGAGCTCAAAAGAAGTTTGAGAACAGAGTTATCCGGATGAAGAATAATGAAACAGCTGTAGTTTTCTACGAACAAGTAATCGAGAAGAATGGATATGTTGTAGCGACTCTTTTTACGATTGAATACTGGAAGCTAGTTGATCATAAATGGAAGATTATCAGGGAGACAGAGGAACCAATAAACTAG
- a CDS encoding polysaccharide deacetylase family protein, with protein MRKIILFSIIALVLSISAVYFVNELSKSRSFQFFGGLVTSVETNDKVVALTFDDGPGVHTDEIIKILDDHDVKGTFYLIGSDIEKYPKDAEKLVQAGHEIGNHTYSHKRMILKSPSFIKEEIEKTDELIREIGYEGDITFRPPYGKRLVLLPYYLFKQNRDTIYMNIEPDSIGEIANDSAKMVEHVVENIQPGSIILLHVMYESRESSLNSVVGIITELKKQGYTFMTVSELLQHEEK; from the coding sequence ATGAGAAAAATCATTCTATTTAGTATCATTGCACTTGTTCTTAGTATAAGTGCTGTTTATTTTGTGAATGAGTTATCTAAATCGAGAAGCTTTCAGTTTTTCGGTGGGCTTGTTACTAGTGTAGAAACTAATGATAAAGTAGTAGCATTAACGTTTGATGATGGTCCAGGAGTACATACAGATGAAATCATAAAAATTTTAGATGATCATGACGTCAAAGGGACTTTTTACTTAATTGGTTCTGATATTGAGAAGTATCCAAAGGATGCAGAAAAGCTTGTACAAGCAGGACATGAGATTGGAAATCATACGTATTCGCATAAACGAATGATCTTAAAATCACCATCGTTTATCAAAGAGGAAATCGAAAAGACAGACGAGTTAATACGTGAAATTGGTTACGAGGGAGACATTACGTTTCGTCCGCCATATGGGAAACGATTAGTTCTTTTACCGTATTATTTATTTAAGCAAAATCGCGACACGATTTATATGAATATTGAGCCCGATTCTATTGGTGAAATTGCTAATGATTCTGCTAAAATGGTAGAACATGTGGTTGAAAATATACAACCAGGATCGATAATCTTACTTCACGTCATGTACGAAAGTAGGGAAAGCTCACTTAACTCAGTGGTAGGAATAATTACAGAACTGAAGAAACAAGGATACACATTCATGACTGTGTCAGAGCTATTACAACATGAAGAAAAATAA
- a CDS encoding glutaredoxin family protein — MNDITVYTTNTUPYCTMMKQFLEGQGLTYSEINVQEDQAAAQKLVEETGQMGVPQTKVNGHWVLGFDPETLMQYVK, encoded by the coding sequence ATGAACGATATTACTGTGTACACCACAAATACTTGACCGTATTGTACAATGATGAAACAATTCCTTGAGGGTCAAGGATTAACTTATAGTGAAATAAATGTGCAGGAAGATCAGGCGGCAGCTCAGAAGCTTGTAGAAGAAACGGGACAAATGGGCGTCCCACAAACAAAGGTAAATGGTCATTGGGTTCTCGGCTTTGATCCGGAAACGCTCATGCAATATGTAAAGTAG
- a CDS encoding YjcZ family sporulation protein produces the protein MVVLFILLIIVGACYYPKC, from the coding sequence ATTGTTGTATTGTTTATTTTATTAATTATTGTAGGTGCTTGTTACTATCCTAAATGTTAG
- a CDS encoding protein-glutamine gamma-glutamyltransferase codes for MIQVAGMSLDPMTLNVNNLERDILIRMTESPGFYSFPSIRELQFDLTLRQNTIESSNEMNSSEAAFTTFQYATCNETYWTLTPAGGFLVKPNVRPSDAILDIYQNSSQYAFECATACMIVYYKAVLRSVGRRQFDMFFQNIYLYSWNGDADLGIQTSAANHFVPGDVVYFNNPEFHPASPWYRGVNAVAMTDNKFFGHGFGILSAEELLNFLNTFRRPTSRQPAYLTNLVTRLTLPSFS; via the coding sequence ATGATACAAGTAGCCGGAATGTCCCTTGACCCTATGACATTGAATGTAAACAATCTGGAGAGAGATATTTTAATACGAATGACAGAAAGCCCTGGTTTCTATTCTTTCCCCTCTATTCGTGAGCTTCAATTTGATTTAACTCTTCGCCAAAATACAATTGAGAGTAGTAATGAGATGAATAGTAGCGAGGCTGCCTTTACAACCTTTCAATATGCAACGTGTAACGAAACATACTGGACTTTAACTCCTGCAGGCGGCTTTTTAGTAAAACCTAATGTAAGGCCGTCGGATGCAATTTTAGACATCTATCAAAATAGCTCACAATATGCTTTTGAATGCGCAACTGCTTGTATGATTGTCTATTACAAGGCAGTGTTAAGAAGTGTTGGAAGACGTCAGTTTGATATGTTTTTTCAAAATATTTATTTATATAGTTGGAATGGTGACGCAGATCTCGGCATTCAAACGTCTGCTGCCAATCATTTCGTGCCTGGTGATGTTGTTTATTTTAATAATCCGGAGTTCCATCCAGCATCCCCGTGGTATCGTGGTGTTAATGCAGTAGCAATGACTGACAATAAATTTTTTGGACACGGATTTGGAATACTGTCAGCTGAAGAACTACTGAACTTCTTAAATACATTTAGACGTCCAACAAGTAGGCAACCCGCTTATTTAACAAACTTAGTCACCAGACTTACCCTTCCATCCTTTTCATAG
- a CDS encoding DUF1450 domain-containing protein, producing MKILNKLLNKQKKTTIEFCQKNLDRFVAEENFTRYEEFLSSKHILYKEYECQSKCKECKQSPYAMVDGEMITANNDRKLLEAMKEMTKNK from the coding sequence GTGAAGATACTTAATAAACTACTAAACAAACAAAAGAAAACAACAATAGAATTCTGTCAAAAAAATCTCGACCGATTTGTAGCAGAAGAGAATTTTACTCGTTATGAAGAATTCTTAAGCTCCAAACACATACTTTACAAGGAATATGAGTGTCAAAGTAAATGTAAAGAGTGTAAACAATCTCCGTACGCTATGGTGGATGGGGAAATGATTACAGCTAATAATGATCGTAAATTACTAGAGGCAATGAAAGAAATGACTAAAAATAAATAA
- the yidC gene encoding membrane protein insertase YidC: protein METKAAFTSRKLLYIGVGTVLLAMLSGCGINSEAITNETPGFFNHYFVYSFSLVLKTIANWFHGNYGLSIILVTLLIRLGLMPMMLKQSKSQQVMKSQMAVVQPEVKEIQDKMKVAKDAETKQKLQQEMMAVYQKHGVNPLASLGGCLPMLIQMPILMGFYYAIMRTPEIATHSFMWFNLGEADIIMAIIAAGVYLVQFKISLSGMDEAQKKQMALFGYLSPIMMGVFSLSAPAAMPLYWTVGGLFLIIQTILSKRLYGQTKTETIMEMK from the coding sequence ATGGAAACGAAAGCAGCATTCACCTCAAGGAAACTTTTATATATTGGAGTAGGTACAGTATTACTAGCCATGTTAAGTGGTTGTGGGATAAATTCAGAAGCTATAACGAATGAAACACCTGGATTCTTTAATCATTATTTTGTATATAGTTTTTCACTTGTGCTAAAAACAATCGCGAACTGGTTTCATGGAAACTACGGTCTATCAATAATACTGGTCACACTACTTATTCGATTGGGATTAATGCCAATGATGCTGAAGCAATCGAAATCACAGCAAGTGATGAAAAGTCAAATGGCTGTCGTACAACCTGAAGTAAAAGAAATTCAAGATAAGATGAAAGTAGCAAAAGATGCCGAGACGAAACAGAAACTGCAGCAAGAAATGATGGCGGTTTATCAGAAGCATGGTGTTAATCCTCTTGCGTCATTAGGCGGTTGTCTTCCGATGCTAATTCAAATGCCAATTTTAATGGGTTTTTACTATGCGATAATGCGTACTCCTGAAATTGCAACTCATTCGTTTATGTGGTTTAACTTAGGAGAAGCCGATATTATAATGGCGATCATCGCAGCTGGTGTTTATCTCGTGCAATTTAAAATTTCGTTAAGTGGAATGGATGAAGCGCAGAAGAAACAGATGGCACTATTCGGATATCTATCACCAATCATGATGGGTGTGTTTTCACTTTCAGCTCCTGCTGCAATGCCTTTATATTGGACAGTTGGTGGCTTATTTTTAATCATACAAACGATATTATCGAAAAGGCTTTACGGACAAACAAAAACGGAAACGATTATGGAGATGAAGTAA
- a CDS encoding DUF2975 domain-containing protein → MKRSSTIFLKVAVIFIGIPVLAACLFLLPQIASEANEAMERGADIAIAVYALLLIMYVSAVPFYFALYQSFNLLTYIDRSEAFSDLSVKALKMIKKSAIIISGLYVVALPFVYALAEIDDAPGLILVGMVMVFAPLVIAVFAAVLQRLLQEAIDIKSENDLIV, encoded by the coding sequence ATGAAACGTAGTTCAACAATCTTTTTAAAGGTTGCCGTTATTTTTATTGGGATTCCGGTTCTTGCCGCTTGTTTATTTTTGCTGCCCCAAATTGCCAGTGAAGCAAATGAAGCGATGGAACGTGGAGCTGATATAGCAATAGCTGTGTATGCTTTATTACTCATTATGTATGTTTCGGCAGTTCCATTTTACTTTGCCTTATATCAATCCTTTAACTTGTTAACGTATATTGACCGAAGCGAAGCATTCTCAGATTTATCGGTAAAAGCACTGAAAATGATTAAAAAAAGTGCGATCATTATTAGTGGCTTGTATGTTGTAGCCCTTCCTTTTGTTTATGCTTTAGCAGAGATAGACGATGCACCAGGTCTAATACTAGTTGGAATGGTTATGGTATTTGCTCCATTGGTCATTGCAGTCTTTGCAGCAGTCCTTCAAAGACTATTACAAGAAGCAATTGATATAAAATCTGAGAACGACTTAATCGTCTGA
- a CDS encoding helix-turn-helix transcriptional regulator, translating to MAIIINIDVMLAKRKMSVTELSERVGITMANLSILKNGKAKAVRLSTLEAICKALDCQPGDLLEYRSDEDFQEY from the coding sequence ATGGCAATTATAATAAATATTGATGTAATGCTAGCAAAAAGGAAAATGAGTGTAACGGAATTATCAGAAAGAGTAGGCATCACAATGGCAAACCTTTCCATTCTGAAAAATGGGAAAGCTAAAGCCGTTCGGCTATCTACTTTAGAAGCGATTTGTAAAGCACTAGATTGTCAACCGGGTGATTTATTAGAGTATAGAAGTGATGAGGACTTTCAAGAGTATTAA
- a CDS encoding DUF4825 domain-containing protein: MFGKTKYFAVILFVVILLSGCNTNEVKNDQEDLFSYKDSYVGDNAAVGHITKALPSPGGESVSSLELKTKEEPYGVIVKYKDVALTGTIEKNYKETALYNATFLFTLVHNAEWVQFNFVEESVKVNRDELQEWYGKNLSGFESEDEVTALIQNQLKNESNLHDYFK; this comes from the coding sequence TTGTTTGGAAAGACAAAATATTTCGCGGTTATACTTTTCGTGGTTATCCTCTTAAGCGGATGTAATACAAACGAAGTAAAAAATGATCAAGAAGATTTATTTTCCTATAAAGACTCTTATGTCGGTGATAACGCTGCAGTTGGTCATATTACAAAGGCACTACCGAGTCCGGGTGGTGAGAGTGTAAGCAGCCTGGAGCTAAAAACTAAAGAGGAGCCATATGGAGTCATTGTAAAATACAAGGACGTTGCATTAACAGGTACAATTGAAAAAAACTATAAGGAAACGGCGTTATATAATGCTACCTTCCTATTTACTTTGGTTCATAACGCAGAATGGGTACAATTCAATTTTGTTGAAGAATCAGTAAAAGTAAACCGAGACGAACTACAGGAATGGTATGGAAAAAACTTAAGTGGATTCGAAAGTGAAGATGAAGTTACAGCGCTTATTCAAAATCAGTTAAAGAACGAAAGCAACCTACACGATTACTTTAAATAA
- a CDS encoding class I SAM-dependent methyltransferase has protein sequence MKKVFAAYYDSLMKPLEKKLITSWRKELLTEAKGEVLEIGAGTGINFPFYRNCTVTALEPNPHMVVKSKKRRSEAKVPITIVGGVGEQLPFQEEQFDTVVITLVLCSVQNQEQTLSEVKRVIKPGGKILFLEHVRMEQPFFSGLQNILNPFWRRVCDGCQLNRNTEQSIVSSGIHITSKKSYLGGFAISVVAQK, from the coding sequence ATGAAAAAGGTGTTTGCAGCATATTACGACAGCTTGATGAAGCCATTGGAGAAGAAACTCATCACATCTTGGCGTAAAGAGCTGCTCACAGAAGCAAAAGGGGAGGTACTTGAAATTGGAGCAGGTACGGGTATTAACTTCCCTTTTTATCGAAATTGTACCGTTACCGCATTAGAGCCTAACCCACATATGGTTGTGAAGTCAAAAAAACGGAGAAGTGAAGCGAAAGTTCCGATTACGATAGTTGGGGGAGTAGGGGAACAACTTCCATTCCAAGAAGAACAATTTGATACAGTCGTCATCACATTAGTCCTTTGTTCAGTACAAAATCAAGAGCAAACACTGTCTGAAGTAAAAAGAGTCATAAAGCCTGGAGGGAAAATCCTGTTTCTTGAACACGTCAGGATGGAACAGCCTTTTTTCTCTGGTTTGCAAAACATTCTTAATCCATTTTGGAGACGAGTGTGTGACGGTTGTCAGTTGAATCGAAACACAGAGCAATCAATCGTATCTAGCGGGATACACATTACTTCTAAAAAATCGTACTTAGGTGGATTTGCCATTTCGGTTGTAGCTCAAAAATGA